From a region of the Procambarus clarkii isolate CNS0578487 chromosome 2, FALCON_Pclarkii_2.0, whole genome shotgun sequence genome:
- the LOC138365818 gene encoding uncharacterized protein: protein MKEAEKARKSRTKLMPRDTQETRYEGGAEEINELNIEERYARIAEMNYERNILDSQDKVDKVQAFVESGKPEDLEGCTRKQLKQIAEKCGIRLKASKVAGMKDEILRQLRAKSGVAEQGVQKGAESGKEDDGQDKIQSQESSRSSKSSCDNRNSRNRSLKRFQLERQMQQQREEREFQLEKMKLEPQMRNEAEREKEKTRLEVEKEKARLEVEKEKAQVEREKKKARLQVEKGKAQVEKEKKENKTNADRSE from the exons ATGAAGGAGGCAGAGAAAGCAAGGAAATCTAGGACAAAACTGATGCCCCGGGACACGCAAGAGACGAGGTATGAAGGAGGTGCCGAGGAGATTAATGAACTAAATATCGAGGAGAGGTATGCAAGAATTGCCGAGATGAATTATGAAAGAAATATCTTGG actcacaggacaaggtggataaggtgcaagcatttgtggagtcaggcaagcctgaggacttggaaggttgcaccaggAAACAACTGAAACAAATAGCGgagaaatgtggcatcaggttgaaagcatctaaagtagctgggatgaaggatgagatcctaaggcagttgagagccaagaGTGGAGTGGCAGAACAAGGagtccagaaaggagctgaaagtggaaaggaggatgatgggcaggataaaATACAATCCCAGGaatcgagtaggagcagtaaaAGTAGCTGCGATAATAGGAATAGCAGGAACAGGAGTCTGAAAAGGTTCCAGTTAGAGCGACAGAtgcaacaacagcgtgaggagagagagttccagctggaaaagatgaaattagaaccccAGATGAGAAATGAAgccgagagggaaaaagagaaaaccagactggaggtagaaaaagagaaagcaagactagaggtagagaaagaaaaagcccaggtcgaaagggAAAAAAAGAAAGCAAGACTACAGGTGGAGAAaggaaaagcccaggtcgaaaaggaaaaaaaagagaacaaaacaaatgcagatagaagtgaATAG